The DNA region GTCGACGGTGAAGTCCTCGGTGTCGACCATCACGTCGTCCTCACCGGCACCGGTGGGCTCCGCGCGGCGGACGGCGGCGCGCAGCCGGGCCAGGAGCTCGTCCATGCCGAAGGGCTTGGTCACGTAGTCGTCGGCGCCGGCGTCCAGGGCCTCGACCTTCTCGTCCGAGCTGTGCCGGGCCGAGAGGACCAGGATGGGCACGCGCGTCCAGCCGCGCAGCCCCTTGATGACCTCCACGCCGTCCATGTCGGGCAGACCGAGGTCGAGCACGATCACATCGGGGTGGCGGGCGGCGGCGAGCTGGAGGGCGGTGGCGCCGTCCGGTGCCGCGTCCACCTCGTACTTGCGTGCCTTCAGATTGATCACGAGGGCGCGTACGATCTGCGGCTCGTCGTCGACCACGAGCACCCGGGTCATTCCTACCTGCCTTTCGGGCTTGTCAGCGCCGCTGACGCGGCTTTCGGTGCCACGTACGGGGCGTTCGGTGGCGGTCACGAGGTCATCTGGGCGGAGAGGTCCGGTACGACGGGCGGTCGTCCGGCCGCCGCCTTCAGCGTGAGCACCATCGTGAGGCCGCCGCCAGGAGTGTCCTCCGCGTTGAGGGTTCCCCCCATGGATTCCACGAAGCCGCGGGCGACCGCGAGGCCGAGGCCGACGCCGCTTCCTCGTGGAGCGTCACCGTAGCGCTGGAACGGCTCGAAGATGCGGTCCTTGGCGTCATCGGGGACGCCGGGCCCCCGGTCGACGACCCGCAGTTCGACGCGGTCGCCGAGGGCGCTCGCCGAGACGAACACGGGTTCCTCCTCGGGCGCGTACTTGACGGCGTTCTCCACGATGTTGGCGACCGCGCGCTCCAGGAGGCCCTTGTCGACGGCGACCATCGGCAGGTCCTCGGGGATGTCCAGGACGACGCTGCCGTCGGGGACGCCGCCGAGGGCCATCGGGACCACCTCGTCGAGGTCGATCTCGCGGATCAGCGGGGCGACCGTGCCGGTCTGCAGGCGGGACATGTCCAGGAGGTTCCCGACGAGGTGGTCGAGGCGGTCGGCGCCCGCCTCGATGCCCGCGAGCAGCTCGGCCTGGTCCTCCTCGGACCACTCCACGTCCTCCGAGCGCAGCGAGGTCACGGCGGCCTTGATGCCGGCGAGGGGGGTGCGCAGGTCGTGGCTGACGGCGGCGAGCAGGGCGGTGCGGATGCGGTTGCCCTCGGCGAGCGTGCGGGCCTGGTCGGCCTCGGACTGCAGGCGCTGGCGGTCCAGGACCACGGCGGCCTGCGCGGCGAACGCGGCGAGGACGCGGCGGTCCTCGGCGGGCAGGACACGGCCGCTCAGGGCGAGCGCCATGTGGTCACCGACGGGCACGTCCACCTCGGCGTCCTCGGGGCGGCCGACGTGGGCGCGGGCGCCGACGCTGCCCGCGCAGGTCCACGGCGTCACGTCGCTCTCGCGCTCCAGGAGCGCCACGGACTCCATGGCGAAGGTCTCGCGCACCGTCTCCAGTAGCGATTCGAGGCTGTTCTCGCCGCGCAGCACGCTGCCCGCGAGGTGGGAGAGGATCTCCGACTCGGCGCGCAGCCGGGCCGCCTGGTGGGTGCGGCGGGCCGCCAGGTCCACGACCGACGCCACGGACACCGCCACCGCCACGAAGACCGCGATCGCCACGATGTTCTTGTTGTCGGAGATCGTCCACAGGTGCAGCGGAGGTGTGAAGTAGTAGTTGAGCAGCAGCGATCCGACCGCCGCGGACGCGAGCGCCGGGAGCATGCCGCCGAGCAGGGCCGCCGCCACCGTGAGCGTCAGGAACAGCAGCATGTCGTTGGCGAGACCGAGGTCCGCGTCGATGTTGGTGAGCAGCAGCGTCAGGAGCACGGG from Streptomyces flavofungini includes:
- a CDS encoding sensor histidine kinase, producing MARGKLRIYLGAAPGVGKTYAMLSEAHRRIERGTDCVVAFVEHHNRPRTEVMLHGLEQVARKDLEYRGSRFTEMDVDAVLRRAPAVALVDELPHTNVPGSRNAKRWQDVEELLEAGIDVISTVNIQHLESLGDVVESITGVRQRETVPDEVVRRADQIELVDMSPQALRRRMAHGNIYKADKVDAALSNYFRPGNLTALRELALLWVADRVDEYLQQYRGEHNIRSTWQARERIVVGLTGGPEGRTLIRRAARMAAKGSGSEILAVYIARSDGLTAASPKELAVQRTLVEDLGGTFHHVIGDDIPAALLEFARGVNATQIVLGSSRRKAWQYVFGPGVGATVARESGPDLDVHIVTHGEVAKGRGLPVARGARLGRSRIIWGWLVGIVGPVLLTLLLTNIDADLGLANDMLLFLTLTVAAALLGGMLPALASAAVGSLLLNYYFTPPLHLWTISDNKNIVAIAVFVAVAVSVASVVDLAARRTHQAARLRAESEILSHLAGSVLRGENSLESLLETVRETFAMESVALLERESDVTPWTCAGSVGARAHVGRPEDAEVDVPVGDHMALALSGRVLPAEDRRVLAAFAAQAAVVLDRQRLQSEADQARTLAEGNRIRTALLAAVSHDLRTPLAGIKAAVTSLRSEDVEWSEEDQAELLAGIEAGADRLDHLVGNLLDMSRLQTGTVAPLIREIDLDEVVPMALGGVPDGSVVLDIPEDLPMVAVDKGLLERAVANIVENAVKYAPEEEPVFVSASALGDRVELRVVDRGPGVPDDAKDRIFEPFQRYGDAPRGSGVGLGLAVARGFVESMGGTLNAEDTPGGGLTMVLTLKAAAGRPPVVPDLSAQMTS
- a CDS encoding response regulator; this translates as MTRVLVVDDEPQIVRALVINLKARKYEVDAAPDGATALQLAAARHPDVIVLDLGLPDMDGVEVIKGLRGWTRVPILVLSARHSSDEKVEALDAGADDYVTKPFGMDELLARLRAAVRRAEPTGAGEDDVMVDTEDFTVDLAAKKVNRDGRDVRLTPTEWHLLEVLVRNAGRLVSQKQLLQEVWGPSYGTETNYLRVYMAQLRRKLEADPAHPRHFITEPGMGYRFER